In bacterium, the following proteins share a genomic window:
- the pstC gene encoding phosphate ABC transporter permease subunit PstC, producing MSRTRGGRGSDLVFRGLLTVFGASVIVLVAAIAFVLVGDAMPAIKRFGPAFLWTSRWDPVHNVFGALPFVFGTIASSALALIIAVPISLAVAVYLVEIAPHPTAVALSFIVELLAAIPSVILGLWGVFVLAPWVRSAVEPALARTLGWLPLFSGPQYGFGLLASGIILAIMIIPIVSSVSRDVLRAVPQEQREAMYALGATRWEAISRAVVPYGRVGIIGGIILGLGRALGETMAVTMVIGNRPQIPTSLFQPAYTIAAVLANEFTEATSDLYLSALIEMALVLFAVSLIVNALARWLVTRVTAGSRIGL from the coding sequence ACCGTCTTTGGCGCGAGCGTGATCGTGCTGGTCGCGGCGATCGCGTTCGTCCTCGTCGGCGACGCGATGCCGGCGATCAAACGCTTCGGGCCCGCGTTTCTCTGGACGTCGCGCTGGGACCCCGTGCACAACGTCTTCGGGGCGCTGCCGTTCGTCTTCGGTACGATCGCGTCCTCGGCGCTGGCGCTCATCATCGCGGTGCCGATCAGCCTCGCCGTCGCGGTCTACCTCGTCGAGATCGCGCCGCACCCGACCGCGGTCGCGCTGTCGTTCATCGTCGAGCTCCTGGCCGCGATTCCGAGCGTCATCCTGGGCCTGTGGGGCGTGTTCGTTCTTGCGCCGTGGGTGCGGTCCGCCGTGGAGCCGGCACTGGCGCGGACACTCGGCTGGTTGCCGCTGTTCAGCGGGCCCCAGTACGGGTTCGGGCTGCTCGCGTCGGGCATCATCCTCGCGATCATGATCATTCCGATCGTTTCTTCCGTCTCGCGCGACGTGCTGCGCGCCGTGCCGCAGGAGCAGCGGGAGGCGATGTACGCGCTCGGCGCGACCCGGTGGGAGGCGATCAGCCGCGCCGTCGTGCCGTACGGCCGGGTCGGCATCATCGGCGGTATCATCCTCGGCCTCGGGCGCGCGCTTGGCGAGACGATGGCGGTGACCATGGTCATCGGCAACCGCCCGCAGATCCCGACCTCCCTGTTCCAGCCGGCCTATACGATCGCGGCCGTGCTGGCGAACGAATTCACGGAGGCGACCAGCGATCTTTACCTGTCGGCGCTGATCGAGATGGCCTTGGTGCTCTTCGCGGTCTCCTTGATCGTGAACGCGCTGGCCCGGTGGCTGGTAACGCGCGTGACGGCCGGTTCGAGGATAGGCTTGTGA